CAGCCTCGTCGCAAGGCCAGTCACAAGTCCGATCAACATACGGCTTGGCAGAGGACTGCGGGTCCTTGAGCTATGAGGCATAGCGAAAACAGGGTCCTCACGGAGTTTATTCAGAGGTCTTTGGCAGGCTGCTGATGAATGTAGATATCACCGCAGCCGCGTCGCCAGGGCTTGCTTGAAGCAAGCAGTGGGGCCCAGCGCAGGAAACCACCCGAAGACGCTCACCCAACACCATAAAAGGCTTCACGGCACGCTGCGACACCACCCTGTCGTTGCGAGCCTGGAGATACAAAACTGGCACCCGTACTTCAGACAACAAGTCCGCTACATCCACTTCAGCTACGGCGCCGATGCGCTCTGCCAAAACGGAGGGACTGACCGAAGATACGGCTTGCCGAATCGCCACCACCAACGAGGGCGTCGCGTAGCGCCCCAGAAGCCCCCACGCCAGTGCACGATCTGGAAGCACAGCCGGAGAAACGGCCTGAGCCAATGGCGCCATCCACCGCAACAACGGAAGAGGCGAGCGGGCAAACGTGGCACACAGCACAAGCCCCCGCAAGCGCTGCGGCCGCTCTGCCGCCAGCATCACGCCCAGCGGCCCCGAGAACGACTCGGCCAACAGCACATAGTCTTCATGCAGCGGCAACAGCGCACGCACCCGATCCGCCAACGCTGCGTAGCCCAGGCGCTCTACGCGCGGATACGACACCACCTGCGTTCGGAACCGATCACCCCAAGCGGCAACCAGCGGAGCGAACAGCTCGCCCGTGCCGTCCAGACCAGGGAGTAAAACGATGGCAGTCATGGGAACAGGGGATGCGTGGACGCCGTATCGGCACCCGAACAGGGAGGGGACGAAAGTGCGTCGCCGCGTCTCATTCGAGCCCCACCGTCAGCTCAGGCGCACTGAACGCAAAAACACCCACGCAGTCGTCCAGGCCTGTGACCAAAAACTCCCGCAGGGCTGGGCGAGTGCTGGATGACATGAATCCCTTGCGTCTCGACTCCTGCTCTAACCAGCCTCCGTCATGTATTTCAAAAATAACGCCCCCCGGAGCAGTGGAGCAGGCCGGCCAGAACTCCAGCAAATCCCCCTCATCCAGCACACGAAAACCAACGGCATCGGTGAACAGAACTACGGAGTGACCGACATGTATGCGCAGATTCTGTAGGTCGTACGACACGTTGGAAATTTCCGAACCTGCGAGGAATTGGTGGATCTTGGTCGTGCGCATGAATGGGATATGAGAGCTACTTGGAGCCACTGTAGCCAAGTGACATTCCCATTTTGCAGTGACCCCAAGCGAGCGTCATGCCGCATCGTTTGGCTTACTCAGTCACGCCGTCTGCGCCGGATGCTCTTGCGCCCAATTCGCCGCAGCCTCCCACCCCGGCGGAACACACCCCTGCTCCATCACGCACAGGCTGGCGCTGGCCAGGGCGTGGCGCAGGGCCTGTTGGCAGGCGGTGTCTGACAGGACCTCCACAAACGGCACGAATGACCCAGCCCCGGCTTGCGCAGCTTGGCGCAGCAGGTGGGCCAGCAGGCCCGCCAGAAAGCAGTCGCCCGCGCCCACGGTGTCGGCCACGGGCAAGGGTTGGGCCTCTTGGGCAAAGCACTGGGTGCCGTTGCGGTGCAGCAGCCATGCGCCGTTGGCGCCGAGCGTGAGGGCCAGCAGGTGGGCCTGGGGGTTGGCGGCCAGCAGGTGGCGGGCGCGCTCCAGCGCGCTGGCGCCGGGTACGGCGAGGTGGTCCAGGTCTTCGTCGCTGGCTTTGATGAGGTGGGCGTGCGCCAGGGCGGCGTGCACGGTGCTGCGGTAGGCGGCCAGGTCGGGCATGACGGAGGGGCGCAGGTTGGCATCGACCACCACGCAGTAGCCTGCGGTGCGCTGGGCGGCCAGCCAGGGCAGGTAGGTGGCGGCGTCGCGGGCATCGAGCGCCAGGGCGCCGGTGCAGACCACCTGCAAAGCGGGCAAGGTGGTGCAGGCATGGGCCAGGCCTTGCGCTGACACGGCGCGGTCGGCCACGCCTTCGCGGTAGAAGGCGTAGTCGGGGTGGCCGTGGGCGTTGAGGTTGACGACGGCCAGCGAGGTGACTTGCTGCACCGGATCGGGCTGCGCCAGGTGCACGCCATCGGCCACCAACTGGGCCTCCAGTTCACGGCCAAAGCGGTCGCGCGACAAGGGGTTGAGGTACTGCGTGCCCACGCCCTGGCGGGCCAGTGCGCGGCACAGGTTGTAGAGCGCACCGCCCAGGCAAGGCAGGTAGCTGCCATCGGGGCGGCGGATCAGGTCGATGAGGGCTTCGCCCGCGATGGCGGCCTGGATGGAGGTTGCGGCAGGCGTTGGAGAGGGGTCAATAGCGTTCAAGGGAATCGGAGGTGGGGTGGTTCAGGCACACATCCCGTGCGCCCTGAGCTTGTCGAAGGGCCTGCATGGCACACGCCCTGGCTTCGACAGGCTCAGCCTGAACGGTGGCGGTAGCTTGGATACAAAACGGCCTGCAGACCAGACAAATCAAGCGCTGGCAGCTATGGTTTTTGATGATTCTGTGCCCAGGCTTCGACAGGCTCAGCCCAAACGGTGGGAGAAATTCACGGCAGAGGTGCATTAGCAGCAATGCGCTACGGCCGTCAGAACTGCGCTTGCAGCGCCGGGTACAGCGCCACATAGCGGGCATAGCGCTCGGCCAGCAGGGCTTGCTGGGCGGGCTGCGGATGGAAGGTGGCATCGGCCGCCAGGGGTTGGCACCAATGGGCTTCGTCGCCACCGCAGGCCATGGCGGCCAGGCGGGCTGCGCCCAGCGCGGCGGCAGCGTGGGCGCCCTCGGGGCGCTGCAGTGGAGTGCCCAGGGCGCTGGCCAGCAGCTGGGCCCAGGGGTTGCTACGGGCGCCACCGCCGACCAGGGCCAAGGGGCTGGAGTGGATTTCA
This Acidovorax sp. 106 DNA region includes the following protein-coding sequences:
- a CDS encoding alpha/beta fold hydrolase, which encodes MTAIVLLPGLDGTGELFAPLVAAWGDRFRTQVVSYPRVERLGYAALADRVRALLPLHEDYVLLAESFSGPLGVMLAAERPQRLRGLVLCATFARSPLPLLRWMAPLAQAVSPAVLPDRALAWGLLGRYATPSLVVAIRQAVSSVSPSVLAERIGAVAEVDVADLLSEVRVPVLYLQARNDRVVSQRAVKPFMVLGERLRVVSCAGPHCLLQASPGDAAAVISTFISSLPKTSE
- a CDS encoding PfkB family carbohydrate kinase, producing the protein MNAIDPSPTPAATSIQAAIAGEALIDLIRRPDGSYLPCLGGALYNLCRALARQGVGTQYLNPLSRDRFGRELEAQLVADGVHLAQPDPVQQVTSLAVVNLNAHGHPDYAFYREGVADRAVSAQGLAHACTTLPALQVVCTGALALDARDAATYLPWLAAQRTAGYCVVVDANLRPSVMPDLAAYRSTVHAALAHAHLIKASDEDLDHLAVPGASALERARHLLAANPQAHLLALTLGANGAWLLHRNGTQCFAQEAQPLPVADTVGAGDCFLAGLLAHLLRQAAQAGAGSFVPFVEVLSDTACQQALRHALASASLCVMEQGCVPPGWEAAANWAQEHPAQTA